One window of the Shewanella khirikhana genome contains the following:
- the nagZ gene encoding beta-N-acetylhexosaminidase: protein MGFLMLDLEGTRLDAAEEALLQAPQTGGLILFSRNFTSREQLVSLVADIRRVRPDLLIAVDHEGGRVQRFREGFTQIPAMGDILPAAGNDLTLAKRWATELGFLMAIELLGCDIDLSFAPVLDVNGISEVIGKRAFSGNPDEVAELAGAFIRGMNDAGMRAVGKHFPGHGSVQADSHIAMPVDSRSAEEILNFDMKPFVSLIGDKLLDGVMPAHVVYNQLDPNPAGFSRFWLQQKLRGELGFDGRIFSDDLGMEGAAFAGGYAARAKAALDAGCDMILVCNNREGVLEVLGAELPVPATANSAASLRPDSAKTIRALENSTRWEKARELALTIGYRP, encoded by the coding sequence ATGGGCTTTCTGATGCTGGATCTTGAAGGCACGCGGCTGGACGCCGCCGAAGAGGCGCTGCTGCAGGCACCGCAAACCGGTGGCCTTATCCTGTTCAGCCGTAATTTTACCAGCCGTGAGCAGCTCGTCTCCCTGGTGGCCGACATTCGTCGGGTCCGGCCGGATCTGCTGATTGCCGTCGACCACGAAGGGGGCAGGGTGCAGCGTTTTCGTGAGGGCTTCACCCAAATTCCGGCCATGGGCGATATCCTGCCTGCGGCAGGCAACGACCTTACACTTGCCAAACGCTGGGCAACAGAGCTGGGTTTCCTGATGGCGATTGAGCTTCTTGGCTGCGACATTGACTTAAGCTTCGCCCCGGTGCTGGATGTGAATGGCATCAGCGAAGTGATTGGCAAAAGGGCCTTTTCGGGTAATCCCGATGAAGTGGCCGAGCTTGCTGGCGCCTTTATCCGCGGCATGAACGATGCCGGTATGCGGGCTGTTGGTAAGCATTTCCCGGGTCATGGCAGTGTTCAGGCCGATTCCCACATCGCGATGCCGGTGGATAGTCGCAGTGCTGAGGAAATCCTCAATTTCGATATGAAGCCCTTTGTCAGCCTGATTGGTGACAAGCTGCTCGATGGCGTGATGCCTGCCCACGTGGTGTATAACCAGCTGGATCCCAATCCGGCCGGGTTCTCGCGCTTTTGGCTGCAGCAAAAGCTGCGGGGTGAGCTTGGCTTTGATGGCCGCATTTTCTCGGACGATCTGGGCATGGAAGGCGCAGCCTTTGCCGGCGGTTATGCCGCCAGAGCCAAAGCGGCCCTCGACGCCGGCTGCGACATGATTTTGGTGTGTAATAACCGCGAGGGCGTGCTGGAGGTCCTTGGCGCCGAACTGCCGGTGCCGGCAACTGCCAACAGCGCCGCCAGCCTAAGGCCCGACAGTGCCAAAACCATCAGGGCACTTGAGAATTCCACCCGCTGGGAAAAGGCGAGGGAACTCGCGCTTACCATAGGTTATCGGCCCTGA
- the ycfP gene encoding alpha/beta hydrolase YcfP encodes MILYFHGFDSTSPGNHEKMRQLKFVDPDVRLVSYSTAHPRYDMQQMLHDVARELDGANKDEVIAVGVGLGGFWAERIGFLSGIRSVLINPNLHPEENMAGRIDRPEEYADIAAKCVSQFRQKNSGKSLCILSRFDEVQDNNRTESILAPFYPVLWDEEQSHKFPSLGTYLPVIRAFLQGQLPPN; translated from the coding sequence ATGATCCTTTATTTCCATGGTTTTGATTCAACCAGCCCCGGCAATCACGAGAAGATGCGCCAGCTCAAATTTGTCGATCCCGACGTACGGCTGGTGAGCTATTCAACCGCGCATCCGCGTTACGATATGCAGCAAATGCTGCACGATGTTGCCCGTGAACTGGACGGCGCCAACAAAGATGAGGTTATCGCCGTTGGCGTCGGTTTGGGGGGATTTTGGGCCGAGCGTATCGGTTTTTTGAGCGGTATTCGCAGTGTGCTGATTAACCCCAATCTGCATCCGGAAGAAAATATGGCGGGGCGCATAGACCGGCCTGAAGAGTACGCCGATATTGCCGCCAAGTGTGTCAGTCAATTCCGGCAAAAGAACAGCGGAAAGAGTTTGTGTATCTTATCCCGCTTCGACGAGGTGCAGGATAACAACCGGACCGAATCCATCCTGGCGCCTTTCTATCCGGTGCTGTGGGATGAGGAGCAGTCACATAAGTTTCCGTCACTTGGCACCTACCTGCCGGTCATACGCGCATTTTTGCAGGGGCAGCTACCGCCCAACTGA
- a CDS encoding acylphosphatase produces the protein MRRVLVRVKGKVQGVCYRRFALEKARELGVTGYVTNMDDGSVQLLVQGSIPMVEKLIDWCWEGSPAASVTAVEVNEDEADEIYLDFSITQS, from the coding sequence ATGAGACGAGTATTGGTGCGGGTGAAAGGCAAGGTGCAGGGCGTGTGTTATCGCCGCTTCGCGCTGGAAAAGGCCCGTGAGCTTGGGGTCACAGGTTATGTCACCAACATGGATGATGGCTCGGTGCAGCTGTTGGTGCAGGGGAGTATCCCCATGGTGGAAAAGCTGATTGATTGGTGCTGGGAGGGATCGCCGGCGGCCAGTGTGACCGCCGTTGAGGTGAATGAAGACGAGGCAGACGAAATCTACCTCGACTTTTCCATTACTCAGTCCTGA
- a CDS encoding peptidoglycan binding protein CsiV, translating to MFRKTALLAAFCLLPLSQASAESWFEVEVFLFERNQPSAEVWPETPKQPNLAKGRDLITPALISAPDSSMTPCSADERAVDQLRCDALDLQIGAYVPEYPKPFPVTVAAANPASATPGASAVLLGKNQLQFTDAVRQLSREAGVKPLLHMSWQQAMQPRHASVPVRLFAGEDFSDRFVAAGTRVQPSQPYPEALESTPLGEASATAASAASAAASAEQPQDSNLAALLGGEQAPVALRRERPDPVWQLDGLLNIYLSHYLYIETDLMLRSPGSRKVEVLEETAALQDSAAGDLASGDIAALPGSTSALPATNERTIEAMSTEVVMEEQPFLYSIPLTQNRRVRSGQIHYFDHPKLGLVIQIRKMAQPAGAVDAEEPATEPEGDDTPENDVINQQGTAPQSADEQGTRPTPQD from the coding sequence ATGTTCCGCAAAACCGCACTATTGGCAGCTTTCTGTCTGTTGCCACTGAGTCAGGCCTCGGCTGAGTCCTGGTTTGAGGTGGAAGTTTTTCTGTTTGAACGAAATCAGCCCAGCGCCGAAGTGTGGCCTGAAACGCCTAAACAACCGAATCTTGCCAAAGGTCGGGATTTGATTACCCCAGCATTGATAAGTGCGCCGGACAGCAGCATGACGCCTTGCAGCGCCGATGAGCGCGCAGTCGACCAACTGCGCTGCGACGCACTGGATTTGCAAATCGGCGCCTACGTGCCTGAGTATCCAAAGCCATTCCCCGTCACAGTTGCCGCCGCCAATCCGGCCAGCGCCACGCCGGGCGCATCTGCGGTATTACTTGGCAAAAACCAGCTGCAATTTACCGATGCGGTGCGTCAGCTCAGCCGTGAAGCCGGGGTAAAGCCGCTGCTGCACATGAGCTGGCAACAGGCAATGCAGCCGCGCCATGCCTCAGTGCCGGTACGTCTGTTTGCCGGTGAAGATTTTTCAGACCGCTTTGTGGCCGCCGGCACCCGGGTGCAGCCATCCCAGCCCTATCCTGAAGCGCTTGAAAGCACGCCCCTTGGTGAAGCCAGTGCCACTGCAGCCAGTGCAGCCAGTGCAGCAGCTAGCGCCGAACAACCCCAAGACAGCAACCTTGCGGCGCTGCTTGGCGGCGAACAGGCGCCTGTTGCGCTTCGCCGTGAACGGCCCGATCCGGTATGGCAGCTCGATGGTCTGCTGAACATCTATCTGAGTCACTATCTGTATATCGAAACCGATTTGATGCTCAGAAGCCCCGGCAGCCGTAAAGTGGAAGTGTTGGAAGAGACTGCGGCGCTGCAAGACTCAGCTGCTGGTGATCTTGCCAGCGGCGATATCGCGGCGTTGCCTGGCAGTACATCAGCGCTACCAGCCACCAATGAACGGACGATTGAGGCGATGAGTACCGAAGTCGTGATGGAAGAGCAGCCGTTTCTCTACTCCATTCCACTGACGCAAAACCGCCGGGTTCGCAGCGGTCAAATCCACTACTTCGATCACCCCAAGCTTGGGTTGGTTATTCAGATTCGTAAAATGGCCCAGCCCGCTGGCGCTGTGGATGCTGAAGAACCTGCCACAGAGCCCGAAGGCGATGACACGCCCGAAAATGACGTGATTAATCAGCAAGGCACAGCTCCACAAAGCGCAGACGAGCAAGGCACTCGGCCAACACCTCAGGACTGA